The Apis mellifera strain DH4 linkage group LG16, Amel_HAv3.1, whole genome shotgun sequence genome has a segment encoding these proteins:
- the LOC102655928 gene encoding uncharacterized protein LOC102655928 isoform X1, whose product MKVWRESKRAACPQDLWLELIHQYQPFLDIGGRLVNGAESSFIYTSSWAQVNKSRSKKNIMRPPTSQLVAALVCLVTLYCKRCKSSDFKFPSIFWIEKNWRELLKNFMVYRGEDIAARISKAVRCFIYNSITLALDRSLSIALGFFRQLSSSHRFQIQSSVYRTVKLSNSSKQSDFQHIIY is encoded by the exons ATGAAAGTGTGGAGGGAAAGCAAAAGGGCAGCGTGTCCACAGGATCTTTGGTTGGAACTAATACATCAGTACCAACCTTTTCTTGACATCGGTGGACGGTTGGTGAACGGAGCCGAGTCGAGTTTCATTTACACAAGCTCCTGGGCGCAGGTGAACAAATCGAggagtaagaaaaatattatgcgACCACCTACCTCACAGCTTGTTGCTGCATTGGTg tgcTTGGTAACACTGTATTGCAAACGATGCAAAAGTAgcgattttaaatttccaagtATATTTTGgatagagaaaaattggagagaattgttaaagaattttatggtTTATCGTGGTGAG gaTATCGCGGCAAGAATAAGTAAGGCAGTGCGCTGCTTTATCTACAATTCTATTACGCTTGCGCTTGACCGATCTCTGTCGATAGCGCTCGGCTTTTTCCGACAGCTTTCGTCGAGCCATCGGTTCCAAATTCAAAGTAGTGTCTATCGTACCGTGAAGCTATCGAATTCAAGTAAACAAAGCGATTTTCAACATatcatttattga
- the LOC102655928 gene encoding uncharacterized protein LOC102655928 isoform X2, with protein MKVWRESKRAACPQDLWLELIHQYQPFLDIGGRLVNGAESSFIYTSSWAQVNKSRSKKNIMRPPTSQLVAALVCLVTLYCKRCKSSDFKFPSIFWIEKNWRELLKNFMVYRGEIFRLKNFDVNR; from the exons ATGAAAGTGTGGAGGGAAAGCAAAAGGGCAGCGTGTCCACAGGATCTTTGGTTGGAACTAATACATCAGTACCAACCTTTTCTTGACATCGGTGGACGGTTGGTGAACGGAGCCGAGTCGAGTTTCATTTACACAAGCTCCTGGGCGCAGGTGAACAAATCGAggagtaagaaaaatattatgcgACCACCTACCTCACAGCTTGTTGCTGCATTGGTg tgcTTGGTAACACTGTATTGCAAACGATGCAAAAGTAgcgattttaaatttccaagtATATTTTGgatagagaaaaattggagagaattgttaaagaattttatggtTTATCGTGGTGAG attttcagattgaaaaattttgatgtaAATCGCTGA
- the LOC107963996 gene encoding leucine-rich repeat-containing protein 70, with protein sequence MGGEFSLFLVLSIVSFLAIGASGLYNCEYIHKCNVCTLDGKLVKVRRDVDTINIFELNITSIDENNTFEDIVAIKLSFSIGNNISSVKKESFKGLELLRELDLGNNMIPLSPYLFSELKQLRTLNLKNNNLEEIPKDSFAGLSNLKKLYLQRNRIQLLDNDSFSGLSSLGMLQLDNNRISNLNAESMCRIPKLEELHLMNNTLTSVQPGSLACLRDLKFVNFAFNRLTRLSKTDFEGLTNVETMNLRNNRIAAIDPETFSHMKKLQTLFMTSNQLTMIDPRLFNGLTALNWLELNSNNIDTLEAGSFADLNKLRVLHLEDNNLSEVDREKVGLTNSTDLIIFQGNTTTKESSEQESKIMSLYWLIILNGKLWNFNRN encoded by the coding sequence ATGGGGGGCGAATTTTCCTTGTTCCTTGTTCTctcgatcgtttcgtttctcgcTATCGGCGCATCGGGACTTTATAACTGCGAGTATATACACAAATGCAATGTGTGCACGTTGGATGGAAAGTTGGTAAAGGTGAGAAGAGACGTGgacacgataaatattttcgagttGAATATAACATCCATCGACGAGAACAACACGTTCGAGGATATAGTGGCCATCAAACTGAGCTTCAGCATCGGTAACAATATATCCAGCGTGAAGAAGGAATCGTTCAAGGGTTTGGAATTGTTGAGAGAATTGGACCTGGGGAACAACATGATACCCCTGTCGCCGTATCTGTTCTCAGAGTTGAAACAATTGCGTACGTTGAACCTGAAAAATAACAATCTCGAGGAAATACCCAAAGACTCGTTCGCGGGTCTATCAAACTTGAAGAAACTCTACTTACAACGTAATCGCATTCAATTGCTCGACAACGATTCGTTTTCGGGATTGTCTTCGTTGGGTATGCTTCAACTGGACAATAACAGAATCTCTAATTTAAATGCCGAATCCATGTGCCGGATACCAAAATTGGAAGAGCTTCATCTGATGAACAACACGCTCACGTCTGTCCAGCCGGGATCCTTGGCGTGTCTGCGCGATCTGAAATTCGTTAATTTTGCGTTCAATCGGTTGACACGGTTATCCAAGACGGATTTCGAGGGATTGACGAATGTAGAGACCATGAATCTGCGCAACAATCGGATAGCCGCTATTGATCCGGAGACGTTTTCTCACATGAAGAAATTGCAAACTTTGTTCATGACGAGCAATCAATTGACCATGATTGATCCTCGACTGTTCAACGGGTTGACCGCGCTGAACTGGCTTGAATTAAATAGCAATAACATAGACACGTTGGAGGCCGGTTCCTTTGCTGATCTTAACAAGCTGCGTGTATTGCATCTCGAAGACAACAATTTGTCTGAAGTGGACAGGGAGAAGGTTGGATTGACCAATTCCACCGATCTGATTATATTCCAAGGAAATACTACGACGAAAGAATCGAGTGAACAGGAATCTAAAATAATGAGTTTGTATTGGTTGATAATACTGAATGgaaaattatggaattttaatcgaaattaa
- the LOC100577163 gene encoding insulin-like growth factor-binding protein complex acid labile subunit yields the protein MGRGVPFQSQCNSVQSNEGLYKLVEESRFSKRHRVLAREKTRPPIEMIETPPRSILPLVLLLLLTVAQCQEQSLQCKQITGYKVCERKGTLVDVTQQEFEERLDIHDMNLLSIREGAFKNLSTTKLSLGLGNKISVVGRESFKGLDKLVRLDLDSNLVQLSPNLFSELKQLNSLSLIFNKINDIPKDTFAGLSNLMWLYLGHNDIRSISKNSFTGLSSSLLFLWLNDNKISSVESGTFGQMPELTRLHLENNKLTSIQQGVLKGLHKLDGLFLEYNQLGRVSKTDFKGLIGLRILNLHHNQIDNIEEGAFSDLKQLEQLDLRKNRLSTIEARVFNGLTSLKKLDLSDNRIGVVQLAAFQDLPALKTLNLANNNLTSVDRKEFGLTSLTILYT from the coding sequence ATGGGTCGTGGCGTCCCCTTCCAATCTCAATGCAACTCTGTGCAATCCAACGAAGGATTATATAAACTCGTCGAAGAGAGCCGTTTCAGCAAGAGACACAGAGTGTTGGCGCGTGAAAAAACTCGGCCGCCGATCGAGATGATCGAAACTCCTCCGCGCTCCATCCTCCCCCTCGTTCTTCTACTCCTGTTGACGGTCGCCCAATGCCAGGAGCAATCCCTGCAGTGCAAGCAGATAACCGGTTACAAGGTGTGCGAGAGGAAAGGCACACTGGTGGACGTCACCCAACAGGAATTCGAGGAGAGACTGGATATACACGACATGAATCTGCTCTCCATCAGGGAGGGGGCGTTCAAAAATCTGTCGACGACCAAGCTCAGCCTCGGTTTGGGTAACAAGATATCCGTGGTCGGGAGAGAATCGTTCAAAGGTTTGGATAAATTGGTACGATTGGACCTGGACAGCAACCTTGTACAACTCTCCCCCAATTTGTTCTCCGAATTGAAACAATTGAACTCGTTGTCCCTCATCTTCAACAAGATCAACGACATACCGAAAGACACGTTTGCGGGCCTGTCAAACTTGATGTGGCTGTATCTAGGGCACAACGACATCCGATCGATAAGTAAAAATTCGTTCACGGGATTGTCCTCGTCGTTGCTGTTCCTCTGGTTGAACGACAATAAGATTTCCAGCGTGGAGAGTGGCACGTTTGGTCAGATGCCAGAATTGACCCGGCTTCATCTCGAGAACAATAAGTTGACGTCGATCCAGCAAGGTGTATTGAAGGGTTTGCACAAGTTGGACGGCTTGTTTTTGGAGTACAATCAGTTGGGCCGGGTGTCGAAGACTGATTTCAAAGGGTTGATCGGTCTCAGGATCTTGAATCTGCATCACAATCAGATAGACAATATCGAGGAAGGAGCATTCTCAGATTTGAAACAATTGGAACAACTGGACCTGAGGAAGAACCGGCTGTCCACGATCGAGGCTCGAGTGTTCAACGGGTTGACCAGTTTGAAGAAGTTGGATTTGTCCGACAATAGGATAGGCGTGGTGCAGCTTGCTGCGTTCCAAGATCTTCCAGCCCTGAAAACATTGAATCTCGCTAATAATAATCTGACCAGTGTGGACAGGAAGGAGTTTGGATTGACCAGTTTGACCATTCTGTACACCTAa